A window of the Planctomycetia bacterium genome harbors these coding sequences:
- a CDS encoding LL-diaminopimelate aminotransferase yields the protein MTDPYFQARFADRIGGPNYGKGTEIYKFEKIKRAKRKALAEHPERSLVDFGIGENDEMAPEGVRRVLAEEVNKPENRGYADNGIAAFKEAAAAFMRRNFNVILDPVKEINHCIGTKTALAMLPAAFINPGDVTLMTVPGYPVAGTHTKYYGGEVHRLPLLAQNNFFPDLDGIPADVLKRAKLLVLCYPNSPTGKTATVDFYKKVVDFARKHQLVVIQDAAHSLLSYDVKPLSFLEVPGAREVGVEIHSMSKGFHMIGWRMGFVAGHERIVQAFSDVKDNSDSGQFIAVQKAAAAALNDDSIPVQVRAKYRRRLVKLVELLKRSGFECSMPGGTYFLYTKAPRGLADGTKFDNAEAASQYLITEHSIVTVPWDDAGPYIRFSVTYEAADEAAEDALMRITEERLTRMKPVF from the coding sequence ATGACGGACCCTTATTTCCAAGCGCGTTTCGCGGATCGAATCGGCGGCCCCAACTACGGCAAGGGGACCGAAATCTATAAGTTCGAGAAGATCAAGCGCGCCAAACGCAAGGCACTGGCCGAGCATCCCGAGCGCTCGCTCGTCGACTTCGGAATCGGCGAGAACGACGAGATGGCGCCCGAGGGTGTGCGCCGTGTGCTGGCCGAAGAAGTGAACAAGCCGGAGAACCGCGGCTACGCCGACAACGGCATCGCCGCCTTCAAGGAAGCGGCCGCCGCGTTCATGCGCCGCAACTTCAACGTCATCCTCGATCCCGTCAAAGAGATCAACCACTGCATCGGCACGAAGACGGCGCTCGCCATGCTGCCGGCCGCGTTCATTAATCCGGGCGATGTCACGCTCATGACCGTGCCGGGCTATCCCGTCGCCGGCACGCACACGAAATACTACGGCGGCGAAGTCCATCGCTTGCCGCTCTTAGCGCAGAACAACTTCTTCCCGGACTTAGACGGCATCCCGGCCGACGTGCTCAAGCGCGCGAAGCTGCTCGTGCTCTGCTACCCGAACAGCCCGACCGGCAAGACGGCGACCGTCGACTTTTATAAAAAAGTCGTCGACTTTGCGCGGAAGCATCAGCTCGTCGTCATTCAAGACGCGGCACATAGCCTGCTCTCGTACGACGTGAAGCCCTTGAGCTTCTTGGAAGTGCCGGGGGCGCGCGAGGTCGGCGTCGAAATCCATTCGATGTCGAAGGGCTTCCACATGATCGGCTGGCGGATGGGCTTCGTCGCCGGCCACGAGCGGATCGTGCAAGCTTTCAGCGATGTGAAAGACAACAGCGATTCCGGCCAGTTCATCGCCGTGCAGAAAGCTGCGGCCGCCGCTTTGAACGACGACTCGATTCCGGTTCAGGTCCGCGCGAAGTATCGCCGGCGGTTAGTGAAGTTGGTCGAGCTCTTGAAGCGTTCCGGCTTCGAGTGCTCGATGCCCGGCGGAACCTACTTCCTCTACACGAAAGCGCCGCGCGGCTTGGCCGACGGCACGAAGTTCGACAACGCCGAAGCGGCCAGCCAGTATCTCATCACGGAGCATTCGATCGTCACGGTCCCGTGGGACGATGCCGGTCCTTACATCCGTTTCTCCGTCACCTACGAAGCGGCCGATGAAGCGGCGGAAGATGCCTTGATGCGCATTACCGAAGAGCGATTGACGCGCATGAAGCCTGTGTTTTAA